A single region of the Aurantiacibacter sp. MUD11 genome encodes:
- a CDS encoding TauD/TfdA dioxygenase family protein — protein MTEYSTISAVPITGALGAIITGVDLSQDLSDQQIADIRQALIDHLVIFFRDQELTPEQHLAFAKRFGTLNQHDQVQGMEEYPDIIEVRKEPGDTRNFGGAWHGDVTYLPEPPLGSILYALEVPEAGGDTLWSNLYLAYETLSDGMKDLIDGKTVIHTPSKVFGLYSQDWSKDSSVKSAPRKEAEYETEHPLVRTHPESGRKLLYVSGLYTPRLKDTTEEETGPLLDYLMSRCTFEPFTCRWRWKKGDVAFWDNRATLHYALNDYDGKFRLMHRVTINGERPVF, from the coding sequence ATGACCGAATATTCGACGATTTCCGCCGTCCCCATAACCGGAGCACTGGGCGCCATCATCACCGGGGTAGACCTGTCGCAGGACCTGTCTGACCAGCAGATCGCCGACATCAGGCAGGCGCTGATCGATCATCTGGTGATCTTCTTTCGCGACCAGGAACTCACGCCCGAACAGCACCTTGCCTTCGCCAAGCGGTTCGGAACGCTGAACCAGCATGACCAGGTCCAGGGCATGGAAGAGTATCCGGACATCATCGAGGTGCGGAAGGAACCGGGCGACACGCGCAACTTCGGCGGGGCCTGGCATGGCGACGTCACCTACCTGCCCGAACCGCCACTGGGATCGATTCTCTATGCGCTTGAAGTCCCGGAAGCCGGCGGCGATACGCTCTGGTCCAACCTCTATCTTGCCTACGAGACGCTGTCGGACGGCATGAAGGACCTGATCGACGGCAAGACCGTGATCCACACGCCGTCAAAGGTGTTCGGCCTCTATTCGCAGGACTGGAGCAAGGACAGCTCGGTGAAGTCCGCACCGCGCAAGGAAGCGGAATACGAGACCGAGCACCCGCTGGTGCGTACCCACCCGGAAAGCGGGCGCAAGCTGCTCTATGTTTCCGGCCTCTACACGCCGCGCCTGAAGGACACGACCGAGGAGGAAACCGGGCCGCTGCTCGATTACCTGATGAGCCGATGCACCTTCGAACCCTTCACCTGCCGCTGGCGCTGGAAGAAGGGCGACGTCGCCTTCTGGGATAATCGCGCCACGCTGCACTATGCGCTCAACGATTACGATGGGAAGTTCCGCCTGATGCACCGGGTGACGATCAACGGCGAGCGCCCCGTTTTCTAG
- a CDS encoding helix-turn-helix domain-containing protein codes for MAGKTLYLGPRLKKLRREMGLTQANMAADLEISASYIALMERNQRPVTAEMLLKLAKTYRVDVAELADEDADETSARLQAALRDPLFSDIAIEPLDVDDIANSYPGMAEALLRLHTAYGEEQLALAARREGAASGAESAADPMGEARAFLAARRNCFPTLDDSASELAASLSTFEAMQEHIAEHHGLEVRLADNVLLRGGTRWHDYHRRRIHIAERLDPSGRRFQAALQIAILEQGAAIEALIAEGRLSSDDSRALVRRALQSYWAAAVLMPYRAFRKSAEELRYDVEALAGRFAVSFEQAAHRLTTLQRPGEEGVPFFFLRVDRAGNVSKRLDGAGFPLARHGGACPLWNIHEVFATPGKVHAQQIELPDGERYVSIARTVRAGGGGFGQPSVLRAVALACAAEHLPRLAYAEALQGEEPTPIGVACRLCHRPRCIARSAPPIGRELIPARFRESGVPFDFSAD; via the coding sequence ATGGCCGGAAAGACGCTCTACCTGGGACCGCGCCTGAAGAAATTGCGGCGGGAGATGGGGCTGACACAAGCCAACATGGCCGCCGACCTGGAGATCTCGGCCAGCTACATCGCGCTGATGGAGCGCAACCAGCGCCCGGTGACGGCGGAAATGCTGCTCAAGCTGGCCAAGACCTACCGCGTCGACGTGGCCGAGCTGGCCGACGAGGATGCCGACGAAACCTCCGCCCGCCTGCAGGCTGCGCTGCGCGATCCGCTGTTCTCGGACATTGCCATCGAGCCGCTCGACGTGGACGATATCGCCAATTCCTATCCCGGCATGGCCGAGGCGCTGTTGCGGCTGCACACCGCCTATGGCGAGGAACAACTGGCGCTGGCTGCTCGCCGGGAGGGCGCTGCGAGCGGAGCCGAGAGCGCGGCAGATCCGATGGGCGAGGCGCGCGCCTTCCTGGCCGCGCGGCGCAATTGCTTTCCCACGCTGGACGACAGCGCCAGCGAGCTTGCGGCGTCGCTATCGACCTTCGAGGCGATGCAGGAACACATCGCCGAACATCACGGTCTCGAAGTCCGTCTCGCCGACAATGTGCTGCTACGCGGCGGCACGCGCTGGCACGATTACCACCGCCGTCGCATTCATATCGCCGAACGGCTCGATCCTTCCGGGCGGCGTTTCCAGGCCGCCCTGCAGATCGCCATCCTCGAACAGGGCGCGGCGATCGAGGCGCTGATCGCGGAGGGCCGCTTGTCCAGCGACGACAGCCGCGCGCTGGTCCGGCGAGCACTCCAGTCCTACTGGGCGGCGGCGGTGCTGATGCCTTACCGGGCCTTCCGCAAGTCGGCAGAGGAGCTCCGCTACGATGTCGAGGCGCTCGCGGGGCGCTTTGCCGTCAGCTTCGAACAGGCGGCTCACCGCCTGACCACGCTTCAGCGGCCGGGCGAGGAGGGCGTGCCCTTCTTTTTCCTGCGCGTGGACCGCGCGGGCAATGTCTCGAAGCGGCTCGACGGCGCGGGCTTCCCGCTCGCTCGTCATGGTGGTGCCTGCCCCTTGTGGAACATCCACGAGGTCTTCGCGACGCCCGGCAAGGTCCATGCCCAGCAGATCGAATTGCCCGATGGCGAACGCTACGTGTCCATCGCCCGCACGGTGCGTGCCGGGGGAGGTGGCTTTGGCCAGCCAAGCGTGCTGCGCGCCGTGGCGTTGGCCTGTGCTGCCGAACACCTGCCGCGCCTCGCCTATGCGGAAGCCCTGCAGGGAGAGGAGCCGACGCCTATCGGCGTTGCCTGCCGCCTCTGCCATCGTCCCCGCTGCATCGCCCGCTCGGCGCCGCCAATCGGGCGCGAGCTGATACCCGCGCGCTTCCGCGAAAGTGGTGTACCGTTCGATTTCTCTGCGGACTAG
- a CDS encoding isocitrate lyase: MTHFAEIHRQTGLKQQHGRHWQGIDPEFAARLRAQNRFQTGLHIARYTAKTMREDMEAYDRDPAAYTQSLGCWHGFIGQQKMISIKKHFGSAKGRYLYLSGWMVAALRSEFGPLPDQSMHEKTSVPALIEELYTFLRQADARELGGLFRDLDKARAAGDEKAAAEAQQAIDNHQTHVVPIFADIDAGFGNAEATYLLAKKMIEAGACALQIENQVSDEKQCGHQDGKVTVPHEDFLQKIRAIRYAFLELGVPEGIIVARTDSLGAGLTKQIAFSREAGDLGDQYNSFLDCEEVNLEAVGNGEVLISREGRLLKPKRLPSNLYQFRPGTGEDRVVLDCITSLQNGADLLWIETEKPHVEQIAGMVDRIREVVPNAKLVYNNSPSFNWTLNFRQQVYDAWQAEGRDLSMYDRERLMSQHYDDSELAIEADEKIRTFQRDAAQRAGIFHHLITLPTYHTAALSTDNLAKRYFGEEAMLGYVKQVQREEIRQGIACVKHQNMAGSDIGDDHKEAFAGEAALKAGGEHNTMNQFAA; this comes from the coding sequence ATGACCCATTTCGCCGAAATCCACCGCCAGACCGGCCTCAAGCAGCAGCATGGCCGCCACTGGCAGGGTATCGACCCGGAATTCGCCGCGCGCCTCCGCGCACAGAACAGGTTCCAGACCGGTCTCCACATCGCCCGGTACACGGCGAAGACCATGCGCGAGGACATGGAGGCCTATGACAGGGACCCGGCCGCCTACACGCAGTCGCTGGGCTGCTGGCACGGCTTCATCGGCCAGCAGAAGATGATCTCCATCAAGAAGCATTTCGGCAGCGCCAAGGGCCGCTACCTCTACCTCTCGGGCTGGATGGTCGCCGCGCTGCGCAGCGAGTTCGGCCCCCTGCCCGACCAGTCGATGCACGAGAAGACCAGCGTCCCCGCGCTGATCGAGGAACTCTACACGTTCCTGAGGCAGGCCGATGCCCGCGAGCTGGGCGGCCTGTTCCGCGACCTCGACAAGGCACGCGCGGCGGGCGACGAGAAAGCCGCCGCCGAGGCGCAACAGGCCATCGACAACCACCAGACCCATGTCGTGCCGATCTTCGCCGATATCGATGCCGGCTTCGGCAATGCCGAGGCGACCTACCTGCTGGCCAAGAAGATGATCGAAGCCGGTGCCTGCGCACTGCAGATCGAGAACCAGGTGTCCGACGAGAAGCAGTGCGGCCACCAGGACGGCAAGGTGACGGTGCCGCACGAGGACTTCCTGCAGAAGATCCGTGCCATCCGTTACGCCTTCCTCGAACTGGGCGTGCCCGAGGGAATCATTGTCGCGCGCACGGACTCGCTGGGCGCCGGCCTGACCAAGCAGATCGCCTTCAGCCGCGAGGCGGGTGACCTCGGCGACCAGTACAATTCCTTCCTCGACTGCGAGGAAGTGAACCTCGAGGCTGTCGGCAACGGAGAGGTGCTGATCAGCCGGGAGGGCAGGCTCCTCAAGCCCAAGCGCCTGCCCTCCAACCTCTACCAGTTCCGTCCCGGCACGGGCGAGGACCGCGTGGTGCTGGACTGCATCACGAGCCTGCAGAACGGAGCCGACCTGCTGTGGATCGAGACCGAAAAGCCGCACGTCGAGCAGATCGCCGGCATGGTGGATCGCATCCGCGAAGTCGTGCCGAACGCCAAGCTGGTCTACAACAACTCGCCCAGCTTCAACTGGACGCTGAACTTCCGCCAGCAGGTATACGACGCCTGGCAGGCCGAGGGCCGCGACCTGTCGATGTACGACCGCGAACGGCTGATGAGCCAGCACTACGACGACAGCGAGCTGGCGATCGAAGCCGACGAGAAGATCCGCACCTTCCAGCGCGATGCGGCGCAGCGGGCGGGCATCTTCCACCACCTGATCACCCTGCCGACCTACCACACGGCCGCGCTCAGCACCGACAATCTCGCCAAGCGCTACTTCGGCGAGGAAGCCATGCTTGGCTACGTCAAGCAGGTGCAGCGCGAGGAAATCCGCCAGGGCATCGCCTGCGTCAAGCACCAGAACATGGCCGGCTCCGACATCGGGGACGACCACAAGGAAGCCTTCGCCGGAGAAGCCGCGCTCAAGGCCGGCGGCGAACACAACACCATGAACCAGTTTGCGGCCTGA
- a CDS encoding malate synthase G has translation MTSTALTRQPTGENQAPRDGYVLRAGLAVDPRLAAFVEAEALPGTGIGADRFWRGLAAIAADFTPQNRALLDRRQELQDAIDDWHRQHPKAVCGVPPRVLRDMGYLVPEPEPFTIGTTNVDAEIAQVAGPQLVVPALNARFMLNAVNARWGSLYDALYGTDALDGTPVPHGAYSEMRGTAVIDWAKAFLDEAVPLAEGSWSNWSGGTPVLADPAQFLGTIGGNLLLENHGLKIEVVIDADHPIGSNDPAQIADIRLESALSTIVDLEDSVAAVDGEDKVAAYRNWLGALRGDMVASFTKGDSKVVRTANPDRTYTDAHGQQHALRTRSLLLVRNVGHLMTTPALRLSDGSEIFEGLLDAAVTALIGLHDLKRLGRLQNSRKGSIYVVKPKMHGPDECAFADDLFAAVEDMLGLPRNTIKVGVMDEERRTSANLAACIHAVRDRVFFINTGFLDRTGDEIHTSMLAGPMQRKGDIKQAEWIAAYEDRNVRIGLACGFAGRAQIGKGMWAAPDAMHDMLAQKIGHPMSGASTAWVPSPTAATLHATHYHRCNVEQRQQDRLAEPVVPVEKLLTVPLAENASWSAGEIAVELDNNVQGILGYMVRWIDAGIGCSKVPDIHDVGLMEDRATLRISSQHIANWLLHGVVDRLMIDEALHRMAAKVDAQNAGEPDYRPMAGNERQSIALNAARELIITGTCQPSGYTEPVLHKARARAKALMTWSREP, from the coding sequence ATGACCAGTACCGCCCTCACCCGCCAGCCGACGGGCGAGAATCAGGCCCCGCGCGACGGATATGTCCTTCGCGCGGGGTTGGCCGTCGATCCCCGGCTGGCCGCTTTCGTCGAGGCCGAAGCGCTGCCCGGCACCGGCATCGGCGCGGACCGCTTCTGGCGGGGCCTTGCTGCCATTGCCGCAGACTTCACCCCGCAAAACCGCGCGTTGCTGGACCGGCGGCAGGAATTGCAGGACGCCATCGACGACTGGCACCGCCAGCATCCGAAAGCCGTTTGCGGCGTTCCCCCGCGCGTGCTGCGCGACATGGGCTATCTGGTGCCAGAGCCCGAACCCTTCACCATCGGAACCACCAATGTCGACGCGGAGATCGCGCAGGTCGCCGGGCCGCAACTGGTGGTTCCTGCCCTGAACGCGCGCTTCATGCTCAACGCCGTCAATGCGCGCTGGGGCAGCCTCTACGATGCGCTCTACGGCACCGATGCGCTCGACGGCACGCCAGTACCGCATGGCGCATATTCCGAAATGCGCGGCACCGCCGTGATCGACTGGGCCAAGGCCTTCCTCGACGAAGCCGTCCCCTTGGCCGAGGGAAGCTGGTCGAACTGGTCAGGTGGCACGCCCGTGCTGGCCGATCCGGCCCAGTTCCTCGGCACCATCGGCGGCAACCTGCTGCTGGAGAACCACGGCCTGAAGATCGAGGTCGTCATCGACGCCGACCACCCCATCGGCAGCAATGACCCCGCGCAGATTGCGGACATTCGCCTCGAATCCGCGCTCTCAACCATCGTCGACCTCGAAGACTCGGTGGCGGCGGTGGATGGCGAGGACAAGGTCGCCGCCTATCGCAACTGGCTCGGCGCCCTGCGCGGGGACATGGTCGCCAGCTTCACCAAGGGTGACAGCAAGGTCGTTCGCACCGCCAACCCGGATCGTACCTACACCGATGCCCATGGCCAGCAACACGCGCTGCGCACACGCAGCCTGCTGTTGGTGCGCAATGTCGGCCACCTGATGACGACCCCTGCGCTGCGCCTGTCCGATGGCAGCGAGATATTCGAAGGGCTGTTGGACGCCGCCGTAACAGCGCTGATCGGCCTGCACGACCTCAAGCGCCTTGGTCGCCTGCAGAACAGCCGCAAGGGGTCGATCTACGTGGTCAAACCCAAGATGCACGGCCCCGATGAATGCGCCTTTGCCGATGACCTGTTTGCAGCCGTCGAGGACATGCTCGGTCTGCCGCGCAACACGATCAAGGTCGGCGTGATGGACGAGGAACGGCGTACCAGCGCCAACCTCGCCGCCTGCATCCACGCCGTGCGCGACCGGGTGTTCTTCATCAACACCGGCTTCCTCGATCGTACCGGCGACGAGATTCACACCTCGATGCTGGCCGGACCGATGCAGCGCAAGGGCGACATCAAGCAGGCGGAATGGATTGCCGCCTACGAGGATCGCAATGTCCGGATAGGTCTTGCCTGCGGCTTTGCCGGCCGGGCGCAGATCGGCAAGGGCATGTGGGCCGCTCCCGATGCCATGCATGACATGCTGGCCCAGAAGATCGGCCACCCGATGAGCGGAGCCAGCACCGCCTGGGTGCCCTCGCCGACTGCCGCCACGCTGCACGCCACGCATTATCACCGCTGTAATGTCGAGCAGCGCCAGCAAGACCGCCTGGCCGAACCTGTCGTGCCGGTCGAGAAACTGCTGACCGTGCCACTGGCGGAAAACGCCAGCTGGTCGGCCGGGGAAATCGCGGTGGAGCTCGACAACAACGTGCAGGGCATCCTTGGCTACATGGTACGCTGGATCGATGCCGGGATTGGCTGCTCCAAGGTGCCCGACATCCACGATGTCGGCCTGATGGAAGACCGCGCGACCTTGCGCATCTCCAGCCAGCACATCGCCAACTGGCTGCTGCATGGCGTGGTCGATCGGCTGATGATCGACGAGGCGCTGCACCGCATGGCGGCCAAGGTCGATGCGCAGAACGCGGGCGAACCGGACTATCGGCCGATGGCCGGTAACGAACGCCAGTCGATCGCCCTCAATGCCGCGCGCGAGCTGATCATCACCGGCACGTGCCAGCCCTCGGGCTATACCGAGCCGGTACTGCACAAGGCACGTGCCCGGGCGAAAGCGCTAATGACCTGGTCTCGGGAGCCTTGA
- the rlmB gene encoding 23S rRNA (guanosine(2251)-2'-O)-methyltransferase RlmB codes for MAKGKGGKNLRGRAGRMQGGRGSGRATKGHTRLWGRHAVEAALKNPRRQHRKLWATREGIESLDGELPPDFPVEYADVSDLARLVAKDAPHQGLVLECEPLEDLHLDEVLSGDPTSPIIVLDQVTDPHNVGALLRSAAAFNAAAIVTQDRHAPPEGGVIGKSASGALEVVPWVRVVNLSRALEDMAEAGYWRIGLTGEAEATLAEALPAGPVALVLGAEGEGMRHNVAQHCDALARLPISNAMESLNVSNAGAIALYAVATRDTGE; via the coding sequence ATGGCCAAGGGAAAAGGCGGCAAGAACCTGCGCGGACGCGCCGGAAGGATGCAGGGTGGACGCGGCTCCGGCCGCGCCACCAAGGGGCATACGCGCCTCTGGGGCCGCCATGCGGTGGAAGCCGCTTTGAAGAACCCGCGCCGCCAGCATCGCAAGCTGTGGGCGACGCGCGAAGGCATCGAATCGCTCGACGGTGAACTGCCACCCGATTTCCCGGTCGAATATGCGGACGTCTCCGACCTCGCCCGGCTGGTGGCCAAGGATGCACCGCACCAGGGACTGGTGCTGGAATGCGAACCACTGGAAGACCTGCACCTCGACGAGGTGCTGTCCGGCGACCCGACCAGCCCGATCATCGTGCTCGACCAGGTGACCGACCCGCACAATGTCGGCGCCCTGCTGCGCTCTGCCGCCGCCTTCAACGCCGCTGCCATCGTGACGCAGGATCGCCATGCCCCGCCTGAGGGCGGCGTGATCGGCAAGTCCGCATCCGGCGCGCTGGAAGTGGTGCCCTGGGTGCGCGTGGTAAACCTTTCGCGCGCGCTGGAGGACATGGCCGAGGCCGGATACTGGCGCATCGGCCTGACCGGCGAAGCCGAAGCCACGCTGGCCGAAGCCCTGCCCGCCGGGCCGGTCGCGCTGGTGCTGGGCGCTGAAGGCGAAGGCATGCGCCACAACGTTGCGCAGCATTGCGATGCCTTGGCCCGGCTGCCCATCAGTAACGCGATGGAAAGCCTCAACGTGTCCAATGCCGGAGCCATTGCGCTATATGCGGTGGCGACACGCGACACGGGAGAGTAA
- a CDS encoding HU family DNA-binding protein, translated as MNKNELIGAVADSSGLSRNDATKAVEAVFDTITGTLSKGDEVRLVGFGTFSVAKRKASTGRNPRTGEPMTIKASTQPKFKAGKGLKDAVN; from the coding sequence ATGAACAAGAATGAACTGATCGGCGCGGTCGCGGACTCGAGTGGCCTTTCCCGCAACGACGCGACCAAGGCGGTTGAGGCCGTGTTCGACACGATCACCGGCACGCTGTCGAAGGGCGACGAAGTGCGCCTCGTCGGTTTCGGTACTTTCTCGGTGGCCAAGCGCAAGGCGTCCACCGGTCGCAACCCGCGCACCGGCGAACCGATGACGATCAAGGCATCGACGCAGCCGAAGTTCAAGGCCGGCAAGGGCCTGAAGGACGCGGTCAACTAA
- the lon gene encoding endopeptidase La has protein sequence MTAFPLLPLRDIVVFPGMVVPLFVGRDKSVAALEAAMENGNKDIFLVAQLDPACDDPEADDLYDLGVVAQVLQMLKLPDGTVRVLVEGQVRAKMTEMRVADGYVMAQTEEVPQTTASGSEVTAMMRSALGQFMEYAKSNKKDSDELEGELSQIDDAGALADAIAANLAAKVETKQQLLAESDALKRLEMVYSVMEGELSVLQVEKKIRGRVKRQMEKTQREYYLNEQLKAIQTELGGGDGEDGDEIAELTKKIEETKLSKEAKAKAESELKKLKGMQPMSAEATVVRNYLDVLLGLPWGKKSKLKKDIAKAQQILDADHYALEKVKDRIIEYLAVQARTNKLKGPILCLVGPPGVGKTSLGKSIAKATGREFIRQSLGGVRDEAEIRGHRRTYIGSLPGKIVSNLKKAGTSNPLFLLDEIDKLGQDFRGDPASALLEVLDPEQNDKFQDHYLELDIDLSDIMFVTTANSLDLPQPLLDRMEIIRLEGYTEDEKVEIAKRHLIDKQVRDHGLKEGEFELTEEGLRDLIRYYTREAGVRTLEREIANLARKSLRKILEKEVESVKITPENLSDFAGVRKFKHGVSEEEPQVGAVTGLAWTSVGGELLTIESVTTPGKGEIKTTGKLGEVMNESVAAAFSFVKARAPAYGIKPSIFQRKNVHIHLPEGAVPKDGPSAGIGMVTSIVSTLTGVTVRPDVAMTGEVTLRGRVLAIGGLKEKLLAALRGGIKTVLIPEENEKDLAEIPANVKEGLEIVPVSHVDQVLELALTSLPAPIEWTEADDLASQPQGHPGSEPPTTTAH, from the coding sequence ATGACTGCATTCCCCCTCCTTCCCCTGCGCGACATCGTCGTCTTTCCCGGCATGGTCGTCCCGCTGTTCGTAGGCCGCGACAAGTCCGTGGCGGCGCTGGAAGCGGCCATGGAGAACGGCAACAAGGACATCTTCCTCGTCGCCCAGCTCGATCCCGCCTGCGACGATCCGGAGGCGGACGACCTCTACGATCTGGGCGTGGTGGCGCAGGTGCTGCAGATGCTGAAGCTGCCCGACGGCACGGTGCGCGTGCTGGTGGAAGGCCAGGTGCGCGCCAAGATGACCGAGATGCGCGTCGCCGATGGCTATGTCATGGCGCAGACCGAGGAAGTTCCGCAGACCACTGCCAGCGGCAGCGAAGTGACGGCCATGATGCGCAGCGCGCTCGGCCAGTTCATGGAATATGCCAAGTCCAACAAGAAGGACTCCGACGAACTGGAGGGTGAACTCTCGCAGATCGACGATGCCGGCGCGCTGGCCGATGCCATCGCCGCCAACCTTGCCGCCAAGGTGGAAACCAAGCAGCAGCTGCTCGCCGAGAGCGATGCGCTGAAGCGGCTGGAAATGGTCTATTCGGTGATGGAGGGCGAGCTTTCCGTCCTGCAGGTCGAAAAGAAGATCCGCGGCCGCGTGAAGCGGCAGATGGAGAAGACCCAGCGCGAATACTACCTCAACGAACAGCTCAAGGCGATCCAGACCGAGCTGGGCGGCGGTGACGGTGAAGACGGCGACGAGATCGCCGAACTGACCAAGAAGATCGAGGAAACCAAGCTCTCCAAGGAAGCCAAGGCCAAGGCCGAAAGCGAGCTGAAGAAGCTGAAGGGCATGCAGCCGATGAGCGCCGAGGCGACCGTCGTGCGCAACTACCTCGACGTGCTGCTGGGCCTGCCGTGGGGCAAGAAGAGCAAGCTGAAGAAGGACATCGCCAAGGCGCAGCAGATCCTCGATGCGGATCACTACGCGCTGGAAAAGGTGAAGGACCGGATCATCGAGTACCTCGCCGTGCAGGCGCGCACCAACAAGTTGAAGGGGCCGATCCTGTGCCTCGTTGGCCCGCCGGGCGTCGGCAAGACTTCGCTGGGCAAGTCCATCGCCAAGGCGACCGGGCGCGAGTTCATTCGCCAGTCGCTGGGCGGCGTGCGTGACGAGGCCGAGATTCGCGGCCACCGCCGCACCTATATCGGCTCCCTGCCGGGCAAGATCGTGTCGAACCTGAAGAAGGCCGGCACCAGCAACCCGCTGTTCCTGCTCGACGAGATCGACAAGCTTGGCCAGGACTTCCGCGGCGATCCGGCATCGGCGCTGCTCGAGGTGCTCGACCCCGAACAGAACGACAAGTTCCAGGACCACTACCTGGAGCTGGATATCGACCTGTCGGACATCATGTTCGTCACCACGGCCAACAGCCTCGACCTGCCGCAGCCGCTACTCGACCGCATGGAGATCATCCGGCTGGAGGGCTACACCGAGGACGAGAAGGTGGAGATCGCCAAGCGTCACCTGATCGACAAGCAGGTGCGCGACCACGGCCTTAAGGAAGGCGAGTTCGAGCTGACCGAAGAGGGCCTGCGCGACCTGATCCGCTACTACACCCGCGAGGCGGGCGTGCGTACGCTGGAACGCGAGATCGCCAACCTCGCGCGCAAGAGCCTGCGCAAGATCCTGGAGAAGGAAGTCGAGAGCGTGAAAATCACGCCCGAGAACCTTTCCGACTTCGCCGGCGTGCGCAAGTTCAAGCACGGCGTGTCCGAGGAAGAGCCGCAGGTGGGCGCCGTGACCGGCCTCGCCTGGACTTCGGTGGGCGGCGAACTGCTGACCATCGAAAGCGTCACCACGCCGGGCAAGGGCGAGATCAAGACGACCGGCAAGCTGGGCGAGGTGATGAACGAATCTGTCGCCGCCGCCTTCAGCTTCGTGAAGGCGCGGGCACCTGCCTATGGCATCAAGCCGAGCATCTTCCAGCGCAAGAACGTCCACATCCACCTGCCCGAAGGCGCGGTGCCGAAGGACGGTCCGAGCGCGGGCATCGGCATGGTCACCTCGATCGTCTCGACGCTGACCGGCGTGACCGTGCGTCCCGACGTGGCGATGACCGGGGAGGTCACCCTGCGCGGACGCGTGCTGGCGATCGGCGGTCTGAAGGAGAAGCTGCTTGCGGCGCTGCGCGGCGGCATCAAGACCGTGCTGATCCCGGAAGAGAACGAGAAGGACCTCGCCGAGATTCCGGCGAACGTGAAGGAAGGCCTGGAGATCGTGCCGGTCAGTCATGTCGACCAGGTGCTGGAGCTGGCGCTGACCAGCCTGCCGGCGCCGATCGAGTGGACCGAGGCCGACGACCTTGCCAGCCAGCCGCAGGGTCATCCGGGCTCCGAACCGCCGACCACCACCGCGCATTGA
- a CDS encoding energy transducer TonB, with product MRWLPAAAVFAALSVQPAAAQDDDWLRLAPATPWNLDYAEDSCALRRVFGEEGQQVFLELRQYQPGEVMQLIVTSDDIRRRDSAFDFRSARGVTANFIPDNEPYNHGRPMGVDNDNWGKGFISRIGILTGAERDLDTQLTLRQGVDLAITDERREERENEITGLAVGNAFREDFVLETGAMRAPMEAMRACLDELLTHWGIDAEAQKNLLRPVRPLGIERWARELQERYPMEMLRRGQQAIVNVRLTVGEDGRATGCAVQNSLNEATFDELACELLLEHSRFEPALDGNGDPITSYWVTRVIYSIG from the coding sequence ATGCGCTGGCTGCCAGCGGCTGCCGTGTTTGCGGCGCTATCGGTTCAACCGGCGGCGGCGCAGGACGATGACTGGCTGCGCCTGGCGCCTGCCACGCCGTGGAACCTCGACTATGCCGAGGATAGCTGCGCGCTGCGCCGTGTTTTCGGGGAAGAAGGCCAGCAGGTTTTCCTCGAACTTCGGCAGTATCAGCCCGGTGAGGTGATGCAGCTGATCGTTACCAGCGACGATATCCGTCGCCGCGACAGTGCCTTCGATTTTCGCAGCGCTCGCGGCGTTACCGCGAACTTCATCCCGGATAACGAGCCTTACAACCATGGACGCCCGATGGGGGTCGATAACGACAACTGGGGGAAGGGTTTCATTTCCCGGATCGGCATCCTTACGGGCGCCGAACGCGATCTCGATACCCAGCTGACCCTCCGCCAGGGCGTGGACCTAGCCATTACCGATGAGCGGCGGGAAGAGCGTGAGAACGAGATTACGGGTCTCGCCGTCGGCAACGCCTTCAGGGAAGACTTCGTGCTGGAAACGGGAGCCATGCGGGCCCCCATGGAAGCGATGCGCGCATGCCTCGACGAATTGCTGACCCACTGGGGCATCGACGCCGAAGCGCAGAAGAACCTGTTACGGCCGGTCAGGCCGCTCGGCATCGAGCGCTGGGCGCGCGAACTGCAGGAACGATATCCGATGGAAATGCTGCGGCGCGGGCAGCAGGCGATTGTCAACGTGCGGCTGACCGTCGGCGAAGATGGGCGAGCAACCGGTTGCGCCGTGCAGAACTCGCTCAACGAGGCGACCTTCGACGAACTGGCGTGCGAACTGCTGCTGGAGCATAGCCGCTTTGAACCGGCACTGGATGGCAACGGCGATCCCATCACCAGCTACTGGGTTACGCGCGTCATCTATTCGATCGGCTGA